In Flavobacterium sp. WV_118_3, one DNA window encodes the following:
- a CDS encoding DNA mismatch repair protein MutS, whose protein sequence is MISITDKTLQDLEFKTILETISDLCNTETGKQKALEIIPFKTEETLMDSLLQTSEYVASFTNNNVIPNHYFDAIHHEIKYLAIEDSFLELSGFRKISALSDTSNTLIQFFRKFDDYYPKLNLRASEVELTKFIIQKIDEVVDKYGEIKDNASPDLVEIRRNINLVRGKINQSFGAALSSYNSMGYLDDIRETIVDNRRVLAVLAMYRRKVKGTILGSSKTGSIAYIEPEATLRYSRELSNLEYEEREEITRILKQLTNAIRPYIQLLKDYQDFLSAIDVVAAKAKYAYKINGLLPKITTEKKLYFREAFHPILYLNNKQKNAPTYPQTIELTQENRIIVISGPNAGGKSITLKTIGLLQLMLQSGILIPVHERSETFLFDRILTDIGDNQSIENHLSTYSYRLKNMNYFLKKCNAKTLFLIDEFGTGSDPELGGALAETFLEEFYHREAFGIITTHYTNLKILANELPFATNANMLFDEKSLEPMYKLHLGQAGSSFTFEVAQKNGIPYGLINRAKKKVEGDKVRFDKTIANLQKERSRLEKTSQNLKEEETRAREESRKMEGINTKIQQKLESYQELYDSNQRLIYMGQKMDDISEKYFNNKNKKELIGEFLKMVEIENSKRKKITVKEKKAKEAVQKEIIEEVKEKVEVIRKEKKEKKIKAIQEESNKPKIPLKVGDRVRMIDGKAVGSIDTIEKNKATVNYGIFTSKVALDNLELVERKK, encoded by the coding sequence ATGATTTCAATTACCGATAAAACCCTACAGGATTTAGAATTTAAAACCATACTGGAAACCATTTCGGACTTGTGTAATACCGAAACCGGAAAACAGAAGGCGCTTGAGATTATCCCTTTCAAAACTGAGGAAACGCTAATGGATTCGCTATTGCAAACATCCGAATACGTTGCTTCTTTTACCAATAATAATGTAATCCCGAATCACTATTTTGATGCGATTCACCACGAAATAAAATACCTGGCTATTGAAGATAGTTTTCTGGAGTTGAGCGGCTTTCGAAAGATTAGTGCGCTTTCCGACACTTCCAATACGCTGATTCAGTTTTTCCGAAAATTCGACGATTATTATCCGAAATTAAACCTTCGGGCATCGGAGGTCGAACTGACGAAATTCATTATCCAGAAAATTGATGAGGTAGTCGACAAATACGGCGAAATTAAGGACAATGCCTCTCCGGATTTAGTCGAAATTCGTCGTAATATAAATCTGGTTCGCGGAAAAATCAATCAGAGTTTTGGCGCAGCTTTGTCCAGCTACAATAGCATGGGCTATCTGGATGACATTCGGGAAACGATTGTGGATAACCGTCGCGTTTTGGCCGTATTGGCCATGTACCGTCGTAAAGTTAAAGGAACCATACTGGGAAGCTCCAAAACCGGAAGTATCGCCTATATCGAACCGGAAGCCACCTTGCGTTATTCGCGGGAACTAAGCAATCTGGAATATGAAGAACGCGAAGAAATTACCCGGATTTTAAAACAGCTAACCAATGCCATCCGCCCGTATATTCAGCTTTTAAAAGACTATCAGGATTTTTTGAGCGCTATCGACGTGGTCGCGGCGAAGGCAAAATATGCCTATAAAATCAATGGTTTGCTTCCGAAAATAACAACAGAGAAAAAACTGTATTTCCGCGAGGCTTTCCATCCGATTCTGTATCTGAATAACAAACAGAAAAATGCGCCAACCTATCCGCAAACAATCGAATTGACGCAGGAAAACCGGATTATTGTCATTTCCGGACCCAATGCCGGCGGAAAAAGTATTACCCTTAAAACGATCGGATTATTGCAATTGATGTTACAAAGCGGTATCCTGATTCCGGTACACGAACGCAGTGAAACGTTTTTATTTGACCGTATTCTGACCGATATTGGCGACAACCAATCCATCGAAAACCATTTGAGTACGTATAGTTACCGGTTGAAGAATATGAATTACTTTCTAAAAAAGTGTAACGCCAAAACCTTATTCCTGATCGATGAATTCGGAACCGGTTCCGATCCGGAGCTTGGTGGTGCTTTGGCCGAAACTTTTCTGGAAGAATTCTACCACCGTGAAGCCTTTGGTATTATTACCACGCATTACACCAATCTGAAAATACTCGCAAATGAACTGCCTTTTGCCACCAATGCAAATATGTTATTCGACGAAAAATCGCTGGAACCGATGTATAAATTACACCTGGGTCAGGCCGGTAGTTCCTTTACGTTTGAAGTGGCGCAGAAAAACGGCATTCCATATGGTTTGATCAATCGCGCAAAAAAGAAAGTCGAAGGTGATAAAGTCCGCTTTGACAAGACGATTGCCAACCTGCAAAAAGAGCGTTCCCGACTGGAAAAAACTTCTCAAAACCTAAAAGAGGAAGAAACCCGGGCGCGCGAGGAAAGCCGAAAAATGGAAGGCATCAATACGAAAATTCAGCAAAAACTGGAAAGCTATCAGGAATTGTATGATTCCAACCAACGTTTGATCTATATGGGTCAGAAAATGGACGATATTTCCGAAAAGTACTTTAATAACAAAAATAAAAAAGAACTTATCGGTGAATTCCTGAAAATGGTAGAGATCGAAAACTCCAAGCGTAAAAAAATTACGGTTAAGGAGAAAAAAGCCAAAGAAGCGGTTCAGAAAGAAATTATCGAAGAGGTTAAGGAAAAGGTTGAAGTGATCCGAAAAGAGAAAAAGGAAAAGAAAATAAAAGCCATTCAGGAAGAAAGCAACAAACCTAAAATTCCATTAAAAGTGGGCGACCGCGTTCGTATGATCGACGGTAAAGCCGTAGGAAGCATTGATACCATCGAAAAGAATAAAGCGACGGTCAATTATGGTATTTTCACATCCAAAGTTGCTCTGGATAATCTGGAACTGGTCGAACGCAAAAAATAG
- the bshA gene encoding N-acetyl-alpha-D-glucosaminyl L-malate synthase BshA, whose translation MKIAIVCYPTFGGSGVVATELGLELARRGHEIHFITYSQPVRLALLNPNIHYHEVHVPEYPLFHYQPYELALSSKLVDMVKLHKIELLHVHYAIPHAYAGYMAKKMLEDEGIRIPMVTTLHGTDITLVGNHPFYKPAVCFSINKSDVVTSVSESLRDETYRLFDIKKEIMVIPNFIEIDKNRIDENSPCHRSLMATKEEKIITHISNFRKVKRIPDVVKIFNEIQKEIPSKLMMVGDGPEKEVAEKLCEDLGITDKVIFFGNSSEIDKILCYSDLFLLPSETESFGLAALEAMACGVPIISSNSGGLPEVNKDGYSGYLSDVGNVQEMAANAIKILSDDEKLLTFKKNALEASKEFDIMNILPLYENLYRKALEDFA comes from the coding sequence ATGAAAATTGCTATAGTATGTTATCCTACCTTTGGAGGTAGTGGTGTAGTGGCAACCGAGTTGGGTTTGGAGCTCGCCAGGAGAGGTCACGAAATTCATTTTATAACGTATAGTCAGCCGGTTCGATTGGCCTTGCTGAATCCTAATATCCATTATCACGAAGTACACGTACCGGAATATCCCTTGTTTCATTACCAACCGTACGAACTGGCCTTGTCCAGTAAGTTGGTCGACATGGTAAAACTGCATAAGATTGAACTATTACACGTACATTATGCCATCCCGCATGCTTATGCCGGTTATATGGCTAAAAAGATGCTGGAAGACGAAGGAATCCGTATCCCGATGGTGACTACCTTACACGGAACGGACATTACGCTGGTTGGAAACCATCCGTTTTACAAACCGGCCGTATGTTTCAGTATCAATAAATCCGATGTGGTGACTTCGGTTTCGGAAAGTTTACGAGATGAAACTTACCGACTTTTTGATATCAAAAAAGAAATTATGGTGATTCCGAATTTTATCGAAATTGATAAAAACAGAATCGATGAAAATTCCCCTTGCCATCGTTCGTTAATGGCGACCAAAGAAGAAAAAATTATTACCCATATCAGTAACTTTCGAAAAGTGAAACGCATCCCGGATGTGGTGAAAATTTTCAACGAGATTCAAAAAGAAATCCCATCTAAGTTAATGATGGTTGGCGACGGACCGGAAAAAGAAGTGGCCGAAAAATTATGCGAAGACCTGGGAATTACCGACAAAGTGATTTTCTTTGGAAACAGCAGTGAAATCGATAAGATCTTATGTTATTCCGATTTGTTCCTGTTACCGTCGGAAACCGAAAGTTTTGGTCTCGCGGCGTTAGAAGCAATGGCTTGTGGTGTACCAATTATCTCAAGTAATTCGGGCGGATTACCGGAAGTAAACAAAGACGGTTATTCGGGTTACCTGAGCGATGTTGGGAATGTACAGGAAATGGCTGCCAATGCGATAAAAATCTTATCAGACGACGAGAAGCTACTGACTTTTAAAAAGAATGCGCTCGAAGCGTCCAAGGAGTTTGATATTATGAATATTCTCCCGCTTTACGAAAATCTGTATCGCAAAGCACTGGAAGATTTTGCATAA
- a CDS encoding thiol-disulfide oxidoreductase DCC family protein, giving the protein MKGLPQDKKIVLFDGFCNLCDRSVQFIIKHDKKDIFRFLPLQSELGQQVIRHIGVDTSKTDSIILYEPGIAYHYKADAAISIAKTIGGIYSLFGLFSWLPKPISNAVYDYVAKNRYKWYGKKDQCMLPSPEIKAKFL; this is encoded by the coding sequence ATGAAAGGTTTACCCCAAGACAAAAAGATCGTGCTTTTTGACGGTTTCTGCAACTTGTGTGATCGTTCGGTACAGTTTATCATTAAACACGACAAAAAAGACATCTTTCGTTTTCTGCCGTTGCAATCGGAACTGGGACAGCAGGTGATTCGCCATATCGGTGTCGATACCTCCAAAACCGACAGTATTATTCTGTATGAACCCGGAATAGCTTATCATTATAAAGCCGATGCTGCGATTTCGATTGCCAAAACCATCGGTGGCATTTATTCACTATTTGGTTTGTTTAGCTGGCTTCCCAAACCGATTTCGAATGCCGTTTACGATTACGTGGCTAAAAACCGCTATAAATGGTACGGTAAAAAAGACCAGTGCATGTTACCGAGTCCGGAAATTAAGGCTAAATTTTTATAA
- the aroC gene encoding chorismate synthase, protein MAGNTYGTLFRITTFGESHGEALGGIIDGCPAGIALDFEAIQKEMQRRKPGQSAIVTQRKEEDAVQFLSGIFEGKTTGTPIGFIVPNTNQKSDDYSHIKDTYRPSHADYVYEQKYGIRDYRGGGRSSARETASRVVAGAIAKQAMPEIKINAFVSSVGDIFIDKPYQALDFSLTESNAVRCPDQATAEKMEAYIKEIRKEGDTVGGTVTCVIQNVPIGLGEPVFDKLHAELGKAMLSINAVKGFEYGSGFCGAKMKGSEHNDLYNSDGTTKSNLSGGIQGGISNGMDIYFRVAFKPVATIMQKQEVLDNKGNITEQQGKGRHDPCVVPRAVPIVEAMAAIVLLDFFLRK, encoded by the coding sequence ATGGCAGGAAATACATACGGAACATTATTCAGAATAACTACATTCGGGGAATCGCATGGAGAAGCTTTAGGAGGAATTATTGACGGATGCCCGGCTGGGATTGCTTTGGATTTTGAAGCCATTCAAAAAGAAATGCAACGCCGTAAACCGGGACAATCGGCTATTGTAACCCAACGAAAAGAGGAAGATGCCGTACAATTCTTATCGGGAATTTTCGAAGGAAAAACAACCGGAACACCAATCGGTTTTATTGTACCGAATACGAATCAGAAATCAGACGATTATTCCCATATAAAGGACACGTATCGTCCGAGTCATGCCGATTATGTATACGAACAAAAATATGGCATCCGCGATTATCGTGGCGGCGGACGTAGTTCAGCTCGTGAAACAGCGAGTCGGGTAGTAGCCGGAGCGATCGCCAAACAAGCCATGCCGGAAATTAAAATCAATGCATTCGTATCGTCTGTTGGCGATATTTTTATTGATAAGCCGTATCAGGCGCTGGATTTTTCATTAACAGAAAGTAATGCGGTACGTTGCCCGGATCAGGCGACGGCCGAAAAAATGGAAGCGTATATTAAAGAAATCCGAAAAGAAGGAGATACTGTTGGTGGTACTGTTACCTGTGTAATTCAAAATGTACCGATCGGTTTGGGCGAGCCGGTATTCGACAAACTGCATGCCGAACTGGGAAAAGCGATGTTATCGATTAATGCGGTAAAAGGGTTTGAATATGGTAGTGGTTTTTGTGGTGCCAAAATGAAAGGAAGCGAGCATAACGACCTGTATAATTCGGATGGAACCACTAAAAGCAACCTTTCCGGAGGGATTCAGGGAGGAATTAGTAATGGGATGGATATTTACTTTCGGGTAGCCTTTAAGCCGGTGGCTACGATTATGCAAAAGCAGGAAGTTCTTGATAATAAAGGAAATATAACCGAACAGCAGGGTAAGGGACGTCACGATCCTTGTGTAGTACCGCGTGCGGTACCAATTGTCGAAGCTATGGCTGCAATTGTCCTATTAGATTTTTTCCTTAGGAAGTGA
- a CDS encoding UDP-2,3-diacylglucosamine diphosphatase produces the protein MKKRSVDIVVISDVHLGTYGCHAKELLKYLNTIKPKTLILNGDIIDIWQFRKSYFPKSHLKVVKKLLDFSSKGTRVYYITGNHDEMLRKFSDTTMGNFSIVDKLVLDLHDKKAWIFHGDIFDNSVHHAKWIAKLGGIGYDYLILLNRFINWCLIKMGKEPYSLSKKIKSSVKKAVKFISDFETTATDLAIEKNYDYVICGHIHEPKIVEKENKKGKTLYLNSGDWIENLTALEYNKKRWKLYQYSPEAAQAEEEDDYFEQETQLSQELLSLKILMKG, from the coding sequence TTGAAAAAGAGAAGCGTTGATATTGTTGTTATCTCCGATGTACATTTAGGTACTTATGGCTGTCATGCAAAAGAATTACTGAAATACCTGAACACGATCAAGCCCAAAACACTAATATTGAATGGTGATATTATCGATATCTGGCAGTTTCGAAAATCCTATTTCCCAAAATCCCACCTTAAAGTTGTAAAAAAATTACTGGATTTTTCCTCCAAAGGGACGCGGGTTTATTATATCACCGGCAACCACGACGAGATGTTACGGAAGTTTAGCGATACCACAATGGGGAATTTTTCCATAGTCGACAAACTGGTTTTGGATTTACACGATAAAAAAGCCTGGATTTTTCACGGTGATATTTTTGATAATTCCGTACATCATGCCAAATGGATCGCGAAACTAGGCGGTATTGGCTACGATTATCTGATTTTGCTAAACCGTTTTATCAACTGGTGTCTGATAAAAATGGGAAAAGAACCGTATTCCTTATCAAAAAAGATCAAAAGCAGTGTCAAAAAAGCCGTTAAATTTATCTCCGATTTCGAAACGACTGCAACTGATCTGGCCATCGAAAAAAATTATGATTATGTGATATGTGGTCATATCCACGAGCCTAAAATTGTCGAAAAAGAAAACAAAAAAGGAAAAACACTCTATCTGAATTCCGGTGACTGGATTGAAAATCTGACCGCGCTGGAATACAATAAAAAAAGATGGAAACTGTATCAGTATTCTCCGGAAGCGGCACAAGCCGAAGAAGAGGATGATTATTTTGAACAGGAAACCCAATTAAGCCAGGAATTATTATCTTTAAAAATACTAATGAAAGGTTAA
- a CDS encoding glycoside hydrolase family 3 N-terminal domain-containing protein gives MRYPVFLLLLIGPFIFAQSPKPVSHYSEEREKTWVDSIYNNLNFEEKLGQLFMVAAYSNKDAAHVKSVEKLVTDYGVGGLIFFQGGPVRQAKLTNYYQSKAKVPLFMGIDAEWGLSMRLDSTYRYPWNMTLGAVQDLKLIEKMGQQMAIQARRMGLHFNFAPVLDINTNPKNPIIGNRSFGENKENVTKRALALMKGIQSENVYATGKHFPGHGATENDSHYTLPLINATREQLEDVEFYPYKKLFREGLASVMVAHLNVPSLEPRPNYPSSISYEVVTNVLKKKLDFDGLIFTDALNMKGASSFKQPGDIDLEAFLAGNDILLFAENVPVAIEKFCQAYNDSILSDERIEYSVKKILKYKYRIGLNHYKPIDLNNLVKDLNAPEYDDLNYQLYENAVTVLKNTDNELPIGDLENERIAYIKLGDDKNETFLNTLRTYAPVTDIPLDTVPLMLEQLRNYTKVIVGFHKADGAWKKHDFTQKELSMLNLIASNHNVTLTVFAKPYTLLAIDDFSVFRNVVLAYQNNDIAQTVAAEVIFGGVGAKGKLPVSISNSFKVNDGLKTQKMNRLSFTTPQNVGMNPAILAKIDKLAQKAIDGKMTPGLQIVVARHGKVFYQKSFGYRDYKNTDKVTNQDVYDLASLTKILSTLPNIMQLYDKKKINMDTKLGDMLPVFANTDKKNITLKDMLTHQARLQAWIPFYQATLDSTKHPSKKYYRYTYSPDFPLQVSENLYLRKDYSDTIVKRIADSKLLPKKEYKYSDFPFIILKDYLEKTNHTTLDVLSDKAFYKPLGSATMTYNPLRKMDMDIIPPTEKDNYFRYTKVQGYVHDMGAAMQDGVAGHAGLFANAIDVAKMMQMYLQKGNYGNHQYFSEKTFDEFNNCAFCKEGNRRGIGFDKPQLGKEGPTCGCVSMTSFGHTGFTGTMAWADPEKDIVYVFLSNRTYPESAVNKLSKENIREDIQKVIYEAITD, from the coding sequence ATGAGATACCCGGTTTTTCTACTGTTATTAATTGGTCCGTTTATTTTTGCACAAAGCCCCAAACCTGTTTCCCACTATTCAGAGGAAAGAGAGAAAACCTGGGTGGATAGCATTTATAACAACCTGAATTTCGAAGAAAAATTAGGGCAATTGTTTATGGTTGCGGCCTACTCAAATAAAGATGCCGCTCATGTTAAATCGGTCGAAAAACTGGTAACCGATTATGGCGTGGGAGGATTGATCTTTTTTCAGGGTGGTCCGGTACGACAGGCAAAGCTGACGAACTATTACCAGTCGAAAGCAAAAGTGCCATTATTTATGGGGATTGATGCCGAATGGGGATTGAGCATGCGACTGGATTCTACCTATCGTTATCCGTGGAATATGACATTGGGTGCGGTTCAGGATTTAAAGCTGATCGAAAAAATGGGACAACAAATGGCCATTCAGGCCAGACGAATGGGCTTGCATTTTAACTTCGCTCCGGTTTTGGATATCAATACCAACCCGAAAAACCCGATTATTGGAAACCGTTCGTTTGGGGAGAATAAAGAAAACGTAACCAAAAGAGCTTTGGCCCTGATGAAAGGAATCCAAAGTGAAAATGTCTATGCGACCGGAAAACACTTCCCGGGACATGGAGCAACCGAAAACGATTCGCATTATACCTTACCGTTGATCAATGCTACCCGGGAACAACTCGAAGATGTCGAGTTTTACCCGTATAAAAAACTGTTTCGGGAAGGATTGGCCAGTGTGATGGTAGCGCATTTAAACGTGCCGAGTCTCGAACCGCGACCGAATTACCCGAGTTCGATATCCTATGAAGTTGTAACCAATGTGTTGAAAAAGAAACTCGATTTCGACGGACTCATTTTTACGGATGCGCTCAACATGAAAGGCGCGAGTAGTTTCAAGCAACCGGGCGATATCGATCTGGAGGCTTTTTTAGCGGGGAATGATATTTTATTGTTTGCCGAAAATGTACCGGTGGCGATCGAAAAATTCTGTCAGGCGTATAACGATTCAATATTATCAGACGAAAGAATCGAGTATTCGGTTAAAAAAATCCTGAAATACAAATACAGAATCGGATTGAATCATTACAAGCCAATCGATTTAAACAATTTGGTTAAAGATTTGAATGCGCCGGAATACGACGATTTGAATTACCAGTTATACGAAAATGCCGTTACGGTTTTAAAAAATACCGATAACGAATTGCCAATTGGTGATCTGGAAAACGAACGAATAGCGTATATAAAATTAGGCGACGATAAAAACGAAACGTTTTTAAATACACTTCGAACCTACGCGCCAGTCACGGATATTCCACTGGATACGGTACCTTTAATGCTGGAACAACTGCGGAATTATACCAAAGTAATTGTAGGTTTCCATAAAGCAGATGGTGCCTGGAAAAAGCACGATTTTACCCAAAAAGAATTGTCGATGCTCAACCTGATTGCTTCCAATCATAATGTAACGCTAACCGTTTTTGCTAAACCGTATACATTATTAGCCATCGATGATTTCAGTGTATTCAGAAACGTAGTATTGGCGTATCAAAACAACGATATTGCACAAACCGTAGCGGCTGAAGTTATTTTTGGAGGAGTCGGAGCCAAAGGAAAACTACCGGTTTCAATTAGCAATTCATTTAAAGTAAACGACGGTCTCAAGACGCAAAAAATGAATCGCTTGTCGTTTACGACACCGCAAAATGTAGGAATGAACCCGGCAATATTGGCAAAGATTGATAAACTGGCGCAAAAAGCCATCGATGGCAAAATGACACCGGGACTGCAGATTGTAGTCGCGCGACATGGTAAGGTTTTCTACCAGAAATCATTCGGATACCGCGATTATAAAAACACCGATAAAGTGACCAATCAGGATGTATACGATCTGGCATCGCTAACCAAAATCCTGTCGACTTTACCGAATATCATGCAATTGTACGATAAGAAAAAGATCAACATGGATACCAAATTGGGAGACATGTTACCGGTTTTTGCGAATACCGACAAAAAGAACATCACCTTAAAAGATATGTTGACGCATCAGGCGCGTTTGCAGGCGTGGATTCCGTTTTATCAGGCCACGTTAGACAGTACCAAACATCCATCTAAAAAATACTATCGCTATACCTATTCGCCGGATTTCCCGCTTCAGGTTTCCGAAAACCTGTATTTGCGTAAAGATTATTCTGATACGATTGTAAAAAGGATCGCAGATAGTAAGCTACTACCGAAAAAAGAATATAAATACAGTGATTTTCCGTTTATCATTCTAAAAGATTATCTGGAAAAAACCAACCATACGACCTTGGATGTTTTAAGTGATAAGGCCTTTTACAAACCATTGGGATCGGCCACGATGACCTATAATCCGTTGCGTAAAATGGATATGGATATCATTCCGCCAACCGAAAAAGACAACTATTTCCGTTATACGAAAGTGCAGGGTTATGTACACGATATGGGTGCTGCGATGCAGGATGGCGTAGCGGGACATGCCGGTTTGTTTGCCAATGCCATCGATGTGGCCAAAATGATGCAGATGTATCTTCAAAAAGGAAACTATGGAAACCATCAGTATTTTTCGGAAAAGACATTCGATGAGTTTAATAATTGTGCCTTTTGTAAGGAAGGAAATCGTAGAGGAATTGGATTTGACAAACCGCAACTCGGAAAAGAAGGACCAACCTGTGGTTGTGTATCGATGACCAGTTTCGGGCATACCGGATTTACCGGAACGATGGCCTGGGCCGATCCGGAGAAAGATATCGTTTATGTATTCCTGTCCAACAGAACCTACCCGGAAAGTGCGGTGAACAAACTTTCAAAAGAAAATATCCGTGAAGATATTCAGAAAGTGATTTACGAAGCGATTACTGACTAA
- the ung gene encoding uracil-DNA glycosylase: MQVNIHPSWENVLSAEFEKPYFDKLIHFVKTEYAQTCCYPKGSHIFAAFDRCPFDQVKVVIIGQDPYHGANQANGLCFSVNDGIAFPPSLLNIFKEIETDLGIPFPKSGNLERWADQGVLLLNATLTVRESMAGSHQNQGWETFTDAVIQKVSDEKQDVVFLLWGGFARKKGAKIDRSRHFVLETGHPSPLSANRGLWFGNKHFSKANAFLQQKGKPEINW, from the coding sequence ATGCAAGTAAATATACATCCTTCCTGGGAAAACGTACTATCTGCCGAATTTGAAAAACCGTATTTTGACAAATTAATTCATTTTGTAAAAACGGAATATGCCCAAACCTGTTGTTATCCAAAAGGGAGTCATATTTTTGCTGCATTCGATCGTTGCCCGTTCGACCAGGTTAAAGTTGTGATCATTGGACAGGATCCATACCATGGCGCCAATCAGGCCAATGGTTTGTGTTTCTCGGTAAACGATGGTATTGCTTTTCCACCGTCATTACTCAATATTTTTAAAGAAATCGAAACCGATCTTGGAATTCCGTTTCCAAAAAGCGGTAATCTCGAACGTTGGGCCGATCAGGGCGTATTGTTGTTAAACGCTACGTTAACTGTTCGGGAAAGCATGGCCGGTAGTCATCAAAACCAGGGTTGGGAAACGTTTACCGATGCTGTGATTCAAAAAGTTTCCGACGAAAAACAGGACGTAGTCTTTTTACTTTGGGGTGGTTTTGCCAGAAAAAAAGGTGCTAAAATCGACAGAAGTCGTCATTTTGTATTGGAAACCGGACATCCGTCGCCATTAAGTGCCAATCGCGGACTATGGTTTGGAAACAAACATTTTAGTAAAGCGAATGCGTTTTTACAGCAGAAAGGCAAACCGGAAATCAACTGGTAA
- a CDS encoding T9SS type A sorting domain-containing protein produces MKKTLLCLCLVLASINTTFAQSVTVPFNNMAIESFMFYKLNEPGEFTGTLNSVTMNAILNDSAMETYASDLTVYVTANGDINSLGLLQIGGYDDLYADQSYFWDDGDSDEPGTPVTGTIVLDTPLSFDGTTYTVWLGHGYDGEGAAGIWTGTLTLNGLTEVTASANDFSKAKFTVFPNPVHDVVTVANDANVMVNQIAINDINGRTVKTVKFDAVSEAQVNIADLNSGIYFMNITTDKGVTTEKIVKK; encoded by the coding sequence ATGAAAAAAACATTACTTTGTTTATGCCTTGTGTTGGCATCAATAAACACAACTTTCGCACAATCGGTAACGGTTCCTTTTAACAATATGGCAATCGAAAGCTTTATGTTTTATAAGCTTAATGAGCCGGGAGAATTCACCGGGACGCTAAACAGTGTTACGATGAATGCTATCCTTAACGATTCTGCCATGGAAACGTATGCGAGTGATCTTACAGTATATGTTACGGCTAATGGCGATATTAATTCATTGGGATTATTGCAAATTGGAGGGTACGACGATTTATATGCAGACCAGAGCTATTTCTGGGATGATGGTGATTCGGACGAGCCAGGAACTCCTGTAACAGGAACAATTGTATTGGATACACCGCTTAGTTTCGACGGAACAACGTATACCGTTTGGTTAGGTCATGGTTACGATGGAGAAGGAGCAGCAGGTATCTGGACCGGAACGTTAACGTTAAACGGTCTTACAGAAGTAACGGCTTCTGCTAACGATTTTTCAAAAGCGAAATTTACAGTATTCCCGAATCCGGTTCATGATGTAGTAACGGTTGCAAACGATGCCAACGTTATGGTGAACCAGATTGCAATCAACGATATCAATGGAAGAACGGTAAAAACTGTAAAATTTGATGCAGTTTCGGAAGCTCAGGTTAATATTGCCGATTTAAATTCCGGAATTTATTTTATGAATATCACAACAGATAAAGGTGTGACAACTGAAAAGATTGTCAAAAAATAA
- a CDS encoding DUF1801 domain-containing protein — translation MQSKETTPDAYFDSLPDDRKPAMIKLRNIIKESLPEGFQEGMGYGMVGYSVPHTTYPNGYHCDPKQPLPFLGMASQKNFIAIYHMGIYADKDLYDWFVGEYPKHVKTKLDMGKSCIRFKKMETIPYELLGELFTKMTVEDWITRYETMLKR, via the coding sequence ATGCAATCAAAAGAAACCACTCCTGATGCTTATTTCGATTCGTTACCAGACGATCGTAAACCGGCGATGATCAAATTAAGAAACATCATAAAAGAGAGTCTTCCGGAAGGATTTCAGGAAGGGATGGGCTATGGCATGGTTGGCTATTCGGTTCCGCATACAACCTATCCGAATGGATACCATTGCGATCCGAAACAACCGCTTCCGTTTTTAGGTATGGCTTCTCAAAAGAATTTTATCGCCATTTACCATATGGGAATTTATGCCGATAAAGATTTATACGATTGGTTTGTTGGAGAATATCCCAAACATGTAAAAACCAAATTGGATATGGGAAAAAGTTGTATCCGTTTTAAAAAAATGGAGACCATTCCATATGAACTATTAGGAGAACTTTTTACCAAGATGACGGTGGAAGACTGGATTACGCGCTATGAAACGATGCTGAAACGCTAA